The Nicotiana tomentosiformis chromosome 9, ASM39032v3, whole genome shotgun sequence genome contains the following window.
ctcgcctctcAATCATTAGACCATATGGATGGAGAgcccttatgggtcaatctagtcaaagaagctgcaatagatgagaagccctccacaaaccgacaataataacctgctaaccccaagaaactcctgatctcggtcattgtggtaggacgaggccaactctgaactgcctcgatcttcctgggatctaccttaatatcCTCACTCGATAGAACATGTCCCAAGAACACCATAaagtctaaccagaactcgcacttggagaaattagcatatagcttttgttcccccaaggtctgaagcacaacccTCAAATACTGCTCGTGttcctccatactacgcgagtagatcaatatgtcatcaatgaagacaatgacaaatgagtcaagatatggcatGAACACCCgattaatcaaatccataaacgtcgccggggcgttagttaagccgaatgacatcactagaaactcataatacccatatctagtccgaaaatcCATATTCGGAACATCCGAAGCTCGAATCATTAGCTGATGATACCTAGACCtcgagtcgatcttagagaacaccctaggaCCCTGTAAcagatcaaacaaatcatcaatgcgcggcaatatgtacttattcttaatggtaactttgttcaactggcggtaatcattGCATATCTGCATACtctcatccttcttcttcacaaacaacaccagtTCACCCCGAGGCTatacactcggcctgatgaaccCCTTCGCGAGAAAATACTCAAtatgttcctttaactccttcaacttcttcggagccatgcggtatgatgggatagagataggctgggtgtCTGGCGCCAAATCAATAGATCAATCTATATcacaatctggtggcatgcctggtagatcataaggaaatacatcggagaactcccgcacCACAGGCACTAAATCGATCATGGGGGTCTCCATagcagtatcccgaacataagacAAATAGAAGAAACACCCCTTCTTgatcatatgtcgagccttcaagaaagagataacctgactagaCGTACCGATAGatgaacccctccactctaattgagACAACTCTGGCATTACCAAGGTAATAATCTTAGCATGGAAATCTAGAACGTCATGGTACAGAGACAACCAATCCCtacccaggatgacctcaaagtctgCCATATCGAGCAACACAAGATCCGCTCTGGTCttataaccacagaaagtcataACACAGGATCGGTAAACCCAATACataacaacagaatcacccactggtgtggacatatTTAGGAACACCCAAGGACTTATGAGAGACATCTAGGTAAGAAAGCAAATAGAGAAGACATATATGAATATGCAGACCCTAGATCGAATAGTATCGAAGCATCCCTACTGTAGaaaaaataatacttgtgatcacagaGTCTGAGGATACtgtatctggtctggccgaaaaggCATATAAGCTCGCCAGAGCGCCATCTAGCTGGCCGGACGGGCGGTGCGGCAGCTAGTGCAGTGATCATGGGCTGATGCCCAtgttgtactgccttgccctAAAGCCTTCACACTCATAGCGAACCTCTCGGTGCGGAAGACGATTGACTCTAGGTCTGACCTTGGTGACTGGAATACCCACtaaaagaaccctgaatagccggtggatGGTAGGAACTCTCTAGAATGGCGCTGAAGTAGGGccgtactggagcaccccgagcaGGCGGTAGTGCTGAATACATAAGCTGACTAGACTAGCCcatcacaaactgacctctgcctgGGACGGGGCACCATTGAATCCACCTAAATATCTAGGCCTATTGTCCCTCGGTGCATGCGCTGGCCCTACAGACGGATACCCTCGATCGGTCACatacatctgaccctgctggagccgctcgaactgaccgtgtaactcttccctctgaaagggtggaatatatctctccAAAATGAGACGTGTGAACTAATCTCAAGTCAAGGGAGATGAACCTGCTGGCCTACTACagagataagactgccaccatctacgggtcTTGCCCTCCAATTGAAATGTGGTAAATTCCACCTGTTGGACTCCAATACTAATATGTTATGCAGcatatccttgcaacgatcaatgaagtcatgtgggtcctcatgtcgctcgctgcaaaagacaggaggatgtagcctggtccacCTATCTAACTGCTTATGCTACTCAACGGTCGCGGCTAGTATGGGCTCTAGTATAACTGTTGTAACTGAGTCAGCCCTGCCAGCATGTAGTGCACCTGGGGTTTGCTATACGGCAACAACGTTCCCTAAAGCCTGAGcgataggggtctgtgctccccttccgcttgagatgtggctggatCTACCGGAAATAGCCTGGCTTGAGTCATAAAATCCATGAAATGCAGCACACGGcctatgacctcctggaatcccggtgcattCATAAAATTTGTCGGGACCAGCTCAGCTGCAGGC
Protein-coding sequences here:
- the LOC138898369 gene encoding uncharacterized protein: MSTPVGDSVVMYWVYRSCVMTFCGYKTRADLVLLDMADFEVILGRDWLSLYHDVLDFHAKIITLVMPELSQLEWRGSSIGTSSQVISFLKARHMIKKGCFFYLSYVRDTAMETPMIDLVPVVREFSDVFPYDLPGMPPDCDID